A window of the Hordeum vulgare subsp. vulgare chromosome 5H, MorexV3_pseudomolecules_assembly, whole genome shotgun sequence genome harbors these coding sequences:
- the LOC123398171 gene encoding NEP1-interacting protein-like 1, producing MYIHASASCSSIPPPCSPSTIAIPPSQTKLCSFVREPSSNMLDAATRAAGGLARSLVIAAFGAAGTVIGGVLGLLWGFANEDGLLQGTVVGAVTGALVSVELSDSLLRIWTCGDCSMDARVKRTRLVLRSVAAGRLLRGSLFPTISGALDSQIEALQQHHSPRGDLFEPSSGPVTAARRAAVESLPATVLTKEAAAAGQHTTCPICLHEFQAGESARRLPACGHVFHLACIDSWLLWKPHCPMCRHAVY from the exons ATGTACATACACGCGTCCGCTAGCTGCTCCTCCATCCCGCCTCCGTGCTCTCCATCGACCATCGCAATACCTCCGTCACAAACCAAACTCTGTTCCTTCGTACGTGAACCTAGCAGCAACATGCTCGACGCGGCAACCAGAGCAGCCGGCGGGCTGGCGCGCTCGCTCGTCATCGCCGCCTTCGGCGCAG CCGGCACGGTGATCGGCGGCGTGCTCGGCCTCCTGTGGGGCTTCGCCAACGAGGACGGCCTGCTGCAGGGCACGGTGGTCGGGGCGGTCACGGGCGCCCTCGTCTCCGTGGAGCTCTCCGACTCCCTCCTCAGGATATGGACCTGCGGCGACTGCTCCATGGACGCGCGCGTCAAACGCACG CGTCTGGTGCTCCGGAGCGTGGCGGCCGGCCGCCTCCTACGCGGCTCGTTGTTCCCGACCATAAGCGGCGCGCTGGACAGCCAGATCGAGGCGCTGCAGCAGCACCACTCCCCCCGAGGCGACCTGTTCGAGCCCAGCTCCGGCCCGGTGACGGCCGCGCGGAGGGCCGCCGTCGAGAGCCTCCCGGCGACGGTGCTCACCAAGGAGGCCGCCGCCGCGGGGCAGCACACTACCTGCCCCATCTGCCTCCAC GAGTTCCAGGCCGGCGAGAGCGCCAGGAGGCTGCCGGCGTGCGGCCACGTGTTCCACCTGGCGTGCATCGACAGCTGGCTCTTGTGGAAGCCCCACTGCCCCATGTGCCGCCACGCCGTCTACTAG